The Georgenia sp. TF02-10 genome window below encodes:
- a CDS encoding 2,3-bisphosphoglycerate-dependent phosphoglycerate mutase, with protein sequence MGSLGTVVLVRHGESVGNARGLFTGVLDVDLTPAGEAACHEAGLRLAGAGWRPDFIVTSELSRGWRTAELVAAQVGTDAPVLRTWRLNERSYGALSGYPKAEVLARYGPERFLHWRRSYTGRPPPLPAETLALWRRLSPFDRLPAEALTATESLADVVHRLRPWIADLAALVHAGRDVLVVAHGNSLRALCALLDDLTPAQLRELNLPNARPLRYDFADGDRLRPLVPGGRYLDPDLARAEALVIAREGGT encoded by the coding sequence GTGGGCAGTCTTGGCACCGTGGTGCTCGTCCGGCACGGAGAGTCGGTGGGCAACGCGCGCGGCCTGTTCACCGGCGTGCTCGACGTCGACCTCACCCCGGCCGGTGAGGCCGCCTGCCACGAGGCGGGCTTGCGGCTGGCCGGCGCCGGCTGGCGCCCCGACTTCATCGTCACCTCCGAGCTCTCCCGCGGGTGGCGCACCGCCGAGCTCGTCGCCGCGCAGGTGGGCACCGACGCGCCGGTGCTGCGCACCTGGCGGCTGAACGAGCGCAGCTACGGGGCGCTGTCCGGCTACCCCAAGGCCGAGGTGCTGGCCCGGTACGGCCCCGAGCGGTTCCTGCACTGGCGCCGCTCCTACACCGGCCGGCCGCCCCCGCTGCCGGCGGAGACGCTGGCCCTGTGGCGACGGCTGAGCCCGTTCGACCGGCTGCCCGCCGAGGCCCTGACCGCCACCGAGTCGCTGGCCGACGTCGTGCACCGGCTGCGGCCCTGGATAGCGGACCTGGCCGCGCTGGTCCACGCCGGCCGGGACGTGCTCGTCGTCGCCCACGGCAACTCTCTGCGGGCGCTGTGCGCCCTGCTGGACGACCTCACACCCGCCCAGCTGCGCGAGCTCAACCTCCCCAACGCCCGGCCGTTGCGCTACGACTTCGCCGACGGCGACCGGCTGCGTCCGCTGGTCCCCGGCGGCCGGTACCTGGACCCCGACCTCGCCCGGGCCGAGGCCCTGGTGATCGCCCGGGAGGGCGGCACCTGA
- a CDS encoding ABC transporter permease, with the protein MSEIIGDAFTYLNDPLSWTGSGGILQLLGDHLWMTLAAVVLAAVVALPLGLWLGRTGRGDTLVGAVNLTRALPTLALLYIFTAGLGVGQTPTILAVAVFAVPPILANTVTGLRAVDPAARDAGLGMGMSPARLLTAVELPLALPLVAAGVRTAVVQVIATVSLAALAGGGGLGLVITNGIFTQRFGQALAGALLVVVVCLAVEGLLALAQRALTPAPLRVTAAGRAA; encoded by the coding sequence ATGAGCGAGATCATCGGCGACGCCTTCACCTACCTCAACGACCCGCTGAGCTGGACCGGGTCCGGCGGCATCCTGCAGCTCCTCGGCGACCACCTGTGGATGACCCTGGCCGCCGTCGTCCTGGCCGCCGTCGTGGCCCTGCCGCTGGGCCTGTGGCTCGGCCGCACCGGCCGCGGGGACACCCTGGTGGGGGCGGTGAACCTCACCCGGGCGCTGCCGACCCTGGCCCTGCTCTACATCTTCACCGCCGGGCTCGGCGTCGGGCAGACCCCGACGATCCTCGCCGTCGCGGTGTTCGCCGTACCGCCCATCCTGGCCAACACGGTCACCGGGCTGCGCGCGGTCGACCCGGCCGCCCGGGACGCCGGCCTGGGCATGGGGATGTCACCGGCGCGGCTGCTCACCGCCGTGGAGCTGCCGCTGGCGCTGCCGCTGGTCGCCGCCGGGGTGCGCACCGCCGTCGTCCAGGTGATCGCGACCGTCTCCCTCGCCGCGCTCGCCGGCGGCGGCGGGCTCGGGCTGGTGATCACCAACGGGATCTTCACCCAGCGGTTCGGCCAGGCCCTGGCCGGCGCCCTGCTCGTGGTCGTCGTGTGCCTGGCCGTCGAGGGGCTGCTCGCGCTGGCCCAGCGGGCCCTGACCCCGGCGCCACTGCGGGTCACCGCCGCCGGTCGGGCGGCGTAG
- a CDS encoding gluconokinase — MAQPAPTVMFPVPRRAAGPRHLVVMGVSGGGKTTLAMMLAGKLGYVFAEGDEFHPQANRDKMASGTPLDDDDRAPWLASIQKWMTAEARVGHSTVVTCSALKKKYRDVLRGAEGRTVFVHMAPPTDLTLDRMKHRQGHYMPPSLLDSQIATLEELEPDENGFKVTNTGSPREVLAEVLDQLKDY; from the coding sequence ATGGCTCAGCCCGCACCCACAGTCATGTTCCCCGTCCCGCGCCGGGCCGCCGGCCCGCGCCACCTCGTCGTCATGGGCGTCTCCGGCGGGGGCAAGACGACCCTGGCCATGATGCTCGCCGGCAAGCTCGGCTACGTCTTCGCCGAGGGTGACGAGTTCCACCCCCAGGCCAACCGGGACAAGATGGCCTCAGGCACCCCGCTGGACGACGACGACCGGGCGCCGTGGCTGGCGTCGATCCAGAAGTGGATGACCGCGGAGGCGCGGGTGGGGCACTCCACAGTGGTGACCTGCTCGGCCCTGAAGAAGAAGTACCGCGACGTGCTCCGCGGCGCCGAGGGCCGCACCGTCTTCGTCCACATGGCCCCGCCCACCGACCTCACCCTGGACCGGATGAAGCACCGGCAGGGCCACTACATGCCGCCCAGCCTGCTCGACTCCCAGATCGCCACGCTCGAGGAGCTCGAGCCGGACGAGAACGGGTTCAAGGTGACCAACACCGGCTCCCCGCGCGAGGTGCTGGCCGAGGTGCTGGACCAGCTCAAGGACTACTGA
- a CDS encoding MetQ/NlpA family ABC transporter substrate-binding protein: MRTSLASAALTLVVALALGACARDADGGGAADPEAPLRVGALAVPAGDMLRFVDEELAPDAGIDLEFVEFSDYNTPNAALADGDVDANLFQNTTFLETFNEANDEDLVSLGPVYLPPMALYSEDLGSVEEIPDGASIAVPNDPTNEGRALKLLAEHGLIEVTEEPVTVADVTDNPKGLEFTELENASLPQAVADQDAAIVTAAFALPAGLTVDQQIFAEGTDSDYYNVLATTPELAEDARVKKLFTLLTSEEMRAWIEEEYQGIIVPAS; this comes from the coding sequence ATGCGCACCTCCCTCGCCTCCGCCGCGCTCACGCTCGTCGTCGCCCTGGCCCTGGGCGCCTGCGCCCGGGACGCCGACGGCGGCGGCGCGGCCGACCCCGAGGCCCCGCTCCGGGTGGGCGCGCTCGCCGTCCCGGCCGGGGACATGCTCCGGTTCGTCGACGAAGAGCTCGCCCCGGACGCCGGCATCGACCTGGAGTTCGTGGAGTTCAGCGACTACAACACGCCGAACGCCGCGCTGGCCGACGGCGACGTCGACGCCAACCTTTTCCAGAACACCACCTTCCTGGAGACCTTCAACGAGGCCAACGACGAGGACCTGGTCAGCCTCGGACCGGTCTACCTGCCGCCGATGGCGCTGTACTCGGAGGACCTCGGCAGCGTCGAGGAGATCCCGGACGGGGCCAGCATCGCCGTCCCCAACGACCCGACGAACGAGGGCCGGGCGCTGAAGCTGCTCGCCGAGCACGGGCTGATCGAGGTGACCGAGGAGCCGGTCACGGTCGCCGACGTCACCGACAACCCCAAGGGCCTGGAATTCACCGAGTTGGAGAACGCCTCGCTGCCGCAGGCGGTGGCCGACCAGGACGCCGCCATCGTCACCGCCGCCTTCGCCCTGCCGGCCGGGCTGACGGTCGACCAGCAGATCTTCGCCGAGGGCACCGACTCCGACTACTACAACGTCCTGGCCACCACGCCCGAGCTGGCCGAGGACGCGCGGGTGAAGAAGCTCTTCACGCTGCTCACCTCCGAGGAGATGCGCGCCTGGATCGAGGAGGAGTACCAGGGCATCATCGTCCCGGCGAGCTGA
- a CDS encoding ABC transporter permease, giving the protein MPMAADNPWLSWRYVEDNWADLVRLTGQHVSLTLQAVAIALVIAVPVALLARSRPALSGALLGTSAVLYTVPSLALFGLLAPVTGIGRTTVLIGLVAYALLVLVRNILVGLRGVPPAVVDAARGLGYSPARRFLTVELPLALPAVLTGVRLATVTTVALVTVGVVVGYGGLGQLMFRGFTSAYRAEIMTATLLCLAIALLADVVLLAVEKALTPWRRA; this is encoded by the coding sequence ATGCCGATGGCTGCCGACAACCCGTGGCTGTCCTGGCGGTACGTGGAGGACAACTGGGCCGACCTCGTGCGGCTGACCGGCCAGCACGTCAGCCTCACCCTGCAGGCGGTGGCCATCGCGCTGGTCATCGCCGTGCCGGTCGCCCTCCTCGCCCGCAGCCGCCCGGCGCTGTCCGGCGCGCTGCTCGGCACCTCCGCCGTCCTGTACACCGTCCCCTCCCTCGCCCTGTTCGGGCTGCTCGCCCCGGTCACCGGCATCGGCCGCACCACCGTCCTGATCGGCCTGGTCGCCTACGCCCTGCTCGTCCTCGTCCGCAACATCCTGGTCGGGCTGCGGGGGGTGCCGCCGGCGGTCGTCGACGCCGCCCGGGGCCTCGGGTACTCCCCGGCGCGGCGCTTCCTCACCGTCGAGCTGCCGCTGGCCCTGCCGGCAGTGCTGACCGGGGTGCGGCTGGCGACCGTGACGACGGTGGCCCTGGTGACCGTCGGCGTGGTGGTCGGCTACGGCGGGCTCGGCCAGCTCATGTTCCGGGGCTTCACCTCCGCCTACCGGGCCGAGATCATGACCGCCACCCTGCTGTGCCTGGCCATCGCGCTGCTCGCCGACGTCGTCCTGCTCGCCGTGGAGAAGGCCCTCACCCCGTGGCGGCGGGCATGA
- a CDS encoding ABC transporter ATP-binding protein translates to MPDTSPPTAHIRFDGVRKAYADGTVAVAGLDLDVAAHELLTLVGPSGSGKSTLLRMVNRLVEPTAGRVLLDGTDVATADAVRLRRGIGYVIQDVGLFPHRTVADNVGTVPGLLGWDRGRTRRRVAELLELVGLDPAVYGPRYPHELSGGQRQRVGVARALATDPPVMLMDEPFGAVDPEGRRSLQHEFRRIHDELGTTVLMVTHDIDEAVALGDRVAVLSQGGHLEQLADPVTLLTRPANDVVTGLVGDARAVRLLPITDLTAADLEPVTGPGGGGPPGPADSGESRGPDGGEPGAPDGGSATGPADGRPAAGPAGDTPGRVRLGQSLDAALSALAVASGGVATVVDDADRPVGALTPAGLVRALRRSALARPGPARSTEEAGHAERHRDGPGRG, encoded by the coding sequence GTGCCGGACACCTCCCCGCCCACGGCCCACATCCGCTTCGACGGCGTCCGCAAGGCCTACGCCGACGGCACGGTCGCCGTCGCCGGGCTGGACCTGGACGTCGCCGCGCACGAGCTGCTCACCCTGGTGGGGCCGTCCGGGTCCGGGAAGTCGACCCTGCTGCGGATGGTCAACCGGCTGGTCGAGCCCACCGCCGGGCGGGTGCTCCTGGACGGCACCGACGTCGCGACCGCCGACGCGGTGCGGCTGCGCCGCGGCATCGGCTACGTCATCCAGGACGTGGGCCTCTTCCCGCACCGCACGGTCGCCGACAACGTCGGGACCGTCCCCGGGCTGCTCGGCTGGGACCGGGGGCGGACCCGGCGGCGGGTGGCCGAGCTGCTCGAGCTGGTCGGGCTCGACCCGGCGGTCTACGGCCCCCGCTACCCGCACGAGCTCTCCGGCGGGCAGCGCCAGCGGGTCGGCGTGGCCCGCGCGCTGGCCACCGACCCGCCGGTGATGCTCATGGACGAGCCGTTCGGCGCCGTCGACCCGGAGGGGCGGCGGTCCCTGCAGCACGAGTTCCGCCGCATCCACGACGAGCTGGGCACCACCGTCCTGATGGTCACCCACGACATCGACGAGGCGGTCGCGCTCGGGGACCGGGTGGCCGTGCTCAGCCAGGGCGGGCACCTGGAGCAGCTCGCGGACCCGGTCACGCTGCTGACCCGGCCGGCCAACGACGTGGTGACCGGCCTGGTCGGCGACGCGCGCGCGGTGCGGCTGCTGCCGATCACCGACCTCACCGCCGCGGACCTGGAGCCGGTGACGGGGCCGGGCGGTGGCGGGCCGCCGGGGCCGGCCGACAGCGGGGAGTCGAGGGGGCCCGACGGCGGGGAGCCGGGGGCGCCCGACGGCGGTTCGGCGACGGGGCCGGCGGACGGCAGGCCCGCGGCGGGGCCGGCGGGCGACACGCCCGGCCGCGTGCGGCTCGGGCAGAGCCTGGACGCCGCGCTCTCCGCCCTCGCCGTCGCCTCGGGCGGGGTGGCCACCGTGGTCGACGACGCCGACCGGCCGGTCGGCGCGCTCACCCCGGCCGGGCTCGTCCGGGCGCTGCGCCGCTCCGCGCTGGCCAGGCCCGGCCCGGCCCGGTCGACGGAGGAGGCAGGCCATGCCGAGCGCCACCGGGACGGACCCGGACGCGGATAA
- a CDS encoding copper resistance CopC family protein, producing MPTSSSVGSRAPAPRSAAWSALLAALLGGLLLLAAAAPARAHDVLLESSPADGETLPAAPAEIVLTFNNELLDGGQAIVVADASGATVAEGSPVLAGRTATLALPDLPGGQYAVTWSVVSSDGHRIDGELGFTVEGTAATGTPDTAGTTAPGAATAGPTDPGTAAPADTADGGAEAAGDAAAGGVPGWVWLVLAVGALGGVVALAVRQWRG from the coding sequence ATGCCCACCTCCTCGTCCGTCGGTTCCCGCGCGCCCGCTCCCCGGAGCGCGGCCTGGTCGGCGCTGCTGGCGGCGCTCCTCGGCGGCCTGCTGCTCCTGGCCGCCGCCGCGCCAGCGCGCGCCCACGACGTGCTCCTCGAGTCCTCCCCGGCCGACGGCGAGACCCTGCCGGCGGCCCCGGCCGAGATCGTCCTGACGTTCAACAACGAGCTGCTCGACGGCGGCCAGGCGATCGTCGTCGCCGACGCCAGCGGGGCGACGGTGGCGGAGGGGTCGCCGGTGCTCGCCGGCCGCACCGCGACCCTCGCCCTGCCCGACCTTCCCGGCGGGCAGTACGCGGTGACCTGGTCGGTGGTCTCCTCCGACGGGCACCGCATCGACGGCGAGCTCGGCTTCACCGTCGAGGGGACCGCCGCGACCGGGACGCCGGACACGGCAGGGACCACCGCGCCCGGGGCGGCCACCGCGGGGCCAACGGACCCGGGCACGGCAGCCCCGGCCGACACCGCCGACGGCGGCGCGGAGGCCGCCGGCGACGCCGCGGCGGGCGGCGTCCCGGGCTGGGTGTGGCTCGTGCTCGCGGTCGGCGCGCTGGGCGGCGTCGTCGCCCTCGCCGTCCGCCAGTGGCGCGGCTGA
- a CDS encoding bifunctional 2-polyprenyl-6-hydroxyphenol methylase/3-demethylubiquinol 3-O-methyltransferase UbiG gives MTSGPAVRWNNNIHYHRRILDAVPAGARTALDVGTGNGLLAAELHQRVPEVTAVDPDATVLASARTEDEGVRWVQGDVLTYPFPPASFDVVASVAALHHLPDLDRALARLAELTAPGGVVAVVGLARSSRPLDALYDVAGLVQQRRYRRRYGIWEHSAPMVWPPPHTYAAVRRSAARVLPGAAWSRLPMWRYSLVWRKPPPA, from the coding sequence ATGACGAGCGGACCCGCCGTGCGGTGGAACAACAACATCCACTATCACCGGCGCATCCTCGACGCCGTGCCCGCGGGCGCCCGGACGGCTCTCGATGTCGGCACCGGCAACGGGCTCCTGGCGGCCGAGCTGCACCAGCGCGTGCCGGAGGTGACCGCCGTCGACCCGGACGCCACCGTCCTCGCATCCGCCCGCACAGAGGACGAGGGCGTGCGCTGGGTCCAGGGGGACGTGCTGACCTATCCGTTCCCGCCGGCCTCGTTCGACGTGGTGGCATCCGTGGCGGCACTCCATCACCTGCCCGACCTCGATCGAGCGCTCGCGCGCCTCGCGGAGCTGACCGCGCCGGGCGGGGTGGTCGCGGTGGTCGGCCTCGCCAGGTCCTCACGACCGCTCGACGCGCTGTACGACGTCGCCGGGCTCGTCCAGCAGCGCCGCTACCGGCGCCGCTACGGCATCTGGGAGCACTCGGCCCCGATGGTCTGGCCACCGCCGCACACCTACGCCGCCGTGCGGCGCAGCGCCGCGCGGGTGCTACCGGGAGCCGCGTGGTCCCGCCTGCCCATGTGGCGCTACTCCCTGGTCTGGCGGAAGCCGCCGCCCGCGTAG
- a CDS encoding PepSY domain-containing protein, with product MKRTFATATAVALAVALAGCGEDSPDDPDDGTTATVTATTGGATTTAATETPSPTGTADGTGTGTGETAGDVAGAVAALQAAAGAVPDGQPFDMETESHQGQQVWEILVASGGQQHEVFVALDGSEVVDQHEEAEPDDDVQKVEEAQVDAVQALQTAAEQNGGTLSEMEIDSTEDGTVVWQVELRQDDGSTVETLVDATTGDLVPAPAGD from the coding sequence ATGAAACGGACATTCGCTACCGCCACAGCGGTCGCGCTCGCCGTCGCGCTGGCCGGGTGCGGCGAAGACTCCCCGGACGACCCGGACGACGGCACCACCGCCACCGTCACCGCCACCACGGGCGGCGCCACGACGACGGCCGCCACCGAGACGCCGTCGCCGACCGGAACCGCCGACGGCACCGGGACCGGGACGGGCGAGACCGCCGGTGACGTCGCCGGCGCCGTCGCGGCCCTGCAGGCGGCGGCCGGCGCGGTGCCGGACGGCCAGCCGTTCGACATGGAGACCGAGAGCCACCAGGGTCAGCAGGTCTGGGAGATCCTGGTCGCCTCGGGCGGCCAGCAGCACGAGGTCTTCGTCGCCCTGGACGGCTCCGAGGTGGTCGACCAGCACGAAGAGGCCGAGCCCGACGACGACGTGCAGAAGGTCGAGGAGGCCCAGGTCGACGCCGTCCAGGCGCTGCAGACGGCGGCGGAGCAGAACGGCGGCACGCTGTCGGAGATGGAGATCGACTCCACCGAGGACGGCACGGTCGTGTGGCAGGTCGAGCTCCGCCAGGACGACGGCTCGACCGTCGAGACGCTGGTGGACGCCACCACCGGTGACCTCGTGCCCGCCCCGGCCGGGGACTGA
- a CDS encoding glycine betaine ABC transporter substrate-binding protein encodes MRTPRLTLVLAAAALTLAACGEPGSAGGGSAPETGATGDGGGVVCEPVAGEELVVLEDDQRLQTVDNVIPAVNADAAQPALISALDAVSAVLTTGDLIALNKQVDVERETSRQAAQAFYEQAGVEVPDTSGSGRVVVGAGNFAEAATLAELYALALTDAGYEVEVRTIGNRETYEPALTSGELTVVPEYAGTLTEYLNKQVNGPDATDDAPLASADLQETVTNLTTLGEQVGLVFGAPAEAADQNAYAVTTAFAEEHDVSTLSELAEACDGGVSLGGPVECPDRPFCQPGLEQTYGLTITEFVSLDAGGPLTKQAVTGGDVALGMVFSSDAALAES; translated from the coding sequence TTGCGCACGCCCCGGCTCACCCTCGTCCTCGCCGCAGCCGCCCTGACCCTGGCTGCCTGCGGGGAGCCCGGCTCGGCCGGCGGCGGCTCCGCCCCGGAGACCGGTGCCACCGGCGACGGCGGGGGCGTCGTCTGCGAACCGGTCGCCGGCGAGGAGCTCGTCGTGCTGGAGGACGACCAGCGCCTGCAGACCGTCGACAACGTCATCCCGGCGGTCAATGCCGACGCGGCGCAGCCGGCCCTGATCTCCGCGCTCGACGCCGTCTCGGCGGTCCTGACCACCGGGGACCTCATCGCCCTGAACAAGCAGGTCGACGTCGAGCGGGAGACCTCCCGCCAGGCGGCGCAGGCCTTCTACGAGCAGGCCGGCGTCGAGGTCCCCGACACCTCCGGCAGCGGCCGCGTCGTCGTCGGCGCCGGGAACTTCGCCGAGGCCGCCACCCTGGCCGAGCTCTACGCCCTGGCGCTGACCGACGCCGGCTACGAGGTGGAGGTGCGCACGATCGGCAACCGCGAGACCTACGAGCCCGCCCTGACCTCCGGGGAGCTGACCGTGGTGCCCGAGTACGCCGGCACGCTCACCGAGTACCTCAACAAGCAGGTCAACGGGCCCGACGCGACCGACGACGCGCCGCTGGCCAGCGCGGACCTGCAGGAGACCGTGACCAACCTGACCACGCTCGGCGAGCAGGTCGGGCTGGTCTTCGGCGCCCCGGCCGAGGCCGCCGACCAGAACGCCTACGCCGTTACCACCGCCTTCGCCGAGGAGCACGACGTCAGCACCCTGAGCGAGCTCGCCGAGGCCTGCGACGGCGGGGTGTCCCTGGGCGGCCCGGTCGAGTGCCCGGACCGGCCGTTCTGCCAGCCCGGCCTGGAGCAGACCTACGGGCTGACGATCACCGAGTTCGTCTCCCTCGACGCCGGCGGCCCGCTGACCAAGCAGGCGGTCACCGGCGGGGACGTGGCGCTGGGGATGGTCTTCTCCTCCGACGCCGCGCTCGCCGAGAGCTGA
- a CDS encoding methionine ABC transporter ATP-binding protein translates to MIDVVDVSKTFAAPGRQVRALDRVDLHVSRGEVFGIVGQSGAGKSTLVRTVNALERPDTGTVSVDGEEISALDGAALRRARRRTGMIFQHFNLLASRTVRGNVELALEIAGQDRRARRRRAGEILELVGLAEQAGAYPAQLSGGQKQRVGIARALATEPAVLLSDEATSALDPETTRAVLDLIKSLSASLGLTVLLITHEMDVIKRVCDSAAVMADGRVLEQGPVDALLTTPGSRLAAELFQLGSLPPERGTTIVDITFTRTTASRPVVAQLARRHGLDVTILGAAVETIHDGAQTGRTRLEIPGTPEQVRAAVEDLRGQGLFVEVVR, encoded by the coding sequence ATGATCGACGTCGTCGACGTCTCCAAGACCTTCGCCGCCCCCGGCCGCCAGGTGCGAGCGCTGGACCGGGTCGACCTGCACGTGTCGCGCGGGGAGGTGTTTGGGATCGTCGGCCAGAGCGGGGCCGGGAAGTCCACGCTGGTCCGCACCGTCAACGCCCTCGAGCGGCCCGACACCGGGACCGTCTCGGTGGACGGGGAGGAGATCTCCGCCCTGGACGGCGCCGCGCTGCGCCGGGCCCGCCGGCGTACCGGGATGATCTTCCAGCACTTCAACCTGCTCGCCTCGCGCACCGTCCGCGGCAACGTCGAGCTGGCCCTGGAGATCGCCGGGCAGGACCGGCGCGCCCGGCGCCGCCGGGCGGGGGAGATCCTCGAGCTGGTCGGCCTGGCCGAGCAGGCCGGCGCCTACCCCGCCCAGCTCTCCGGCGGGCAGAAGCAGCGGGTGGGCATCGCCCGGGCGCTGGCCACCGAGCCGGCGGTGCTGCTCTCGGACGAGGCCACCTCGGCGCTGGACCCGGAGACCACCCGCGCGGTGCTCGACCTGATCAAGTCCCTCAGCGCCAGCCTCGGCCTGACCGTCCTGCTCATCACCCACGAGATGGACGTCATCAAGCGGGTCTGCGACTCCGCCGCGGTGATGGCCGACGGCCGCGTCCTGGAGCAGGGGCCGGTGGACGCCCTGCTCACCACCCCCGGCTCCCGGCTGGCCGCCGAGCTCTTCCAGCTCGGCTCCCTGCCGCCCGAGCGGGGCACCACCATCGTGGACATCACCTTCACCCGGACGACGGCGTCCCGGCCGGTGGTCGCCCAGCTCGCTCGCCGGCACGGGCTGGACGTGACGATCCTCGGCGCCGCCGTCGAGACCATCCACGACGGCGCCCAGACCGGCCGGACCCGGCTGGAGATCCCCGGCACGCCCGAGCAGGTGCGCGCCGCCGTCGAGGACCTGCGCGGCCAGGGCCTGTTCGTGGAGGTGGTCCGGTGA
- a CDS encoding methionine ABC transporter permease yields the protein MIDRSDPAFWSDLAAVVLRATGETFYMVAVALLLTVVLGLAVGVLLVTTEPGGLLSRPLGSRALGRAVNRGLEVVVNVGRSVPFIILMILLIPLTRLLVGTFIGPTAAIVPLTVAGVPFFARLVEIAVREVPGGVVEAAESLGASRWTILTKVLVAEAVPALLLGLSTTLVSLVAYSAMVGVVGGGGLGDVAFRYGYQRYSVEYMVVVVVLLVVIVQVFQSLGNAAARRFSHR from the coding sequence GTGATCGACAGGTCCGACCCCGCCTTCTGGTCCGACCTGGCCGCCGTCGTCCTGCGCGCCACCGGCGAGACGTTCTACATGGTGGCCGTCGCGCTGCTGCTCACCGTGGTCCTCGGGCTCGCCGTCGGCGTGCTGCTGGTGACCACCGAGCCGGGCGGGCTGCTCTCCCGGCCGCTGGGCTCCCGGGCGCTCGGCCGGGCGGTCAACCGCGGGCTGGAGGTCGTGGTGAACGTGGGCCGCTCGGTCCCGTTCATCATCCTGATGATCCTGCTCATCCCGCTCACCCGGCTGCTGGTCGGCACGTTCATCGGCCCGACGGCGGCCATCGTGCCGCTCACCGTGGCCGGCGTCCCGTTCTTCGCCCGGCTGGTGGAGATCGCGGTCCGGGAGGTGCCCGGCGGGGTCGTGGAGGCCGCGGAGTCCCTCGGGGCGTCGCGCTGGACGATCCTGACCAAGGTGCTCGTCGCCGAGGCGGTGCCGGCGCTCCTGCTCGGGCTGTCGACGACGCTGGTGTCCCTGGTCGCCTACTCCGCGATGGTCGGCGTCGTGGGCGGCGGCGGGCTCGGCGACGTCGCCTTCCGGTACGGCTACCAGCGCTACTCGGTGGAGTACATGGTGGTCGTCGTCGTGCTGCTCGTCGTCATCGTCCAGGTGTTCCAGAGCCTGGGCAACGCCGCCGCCCGCCGGTTCTCGCACCGGTGA
- a CDS encoding DUF488 family protein gives MGAAAPGPPAAPGPVPAQLLTVGHGALRRDGLASLLRSAGVAEVVDVRRYPASRSNPDVAREALAGWLPAAGVDYRWEPRLGGRRHLTAADRATSPDTWWQVEAFRAYAGWTRTPDFRAALAQVLAGSAEARVAVMCSEGVWWRCHRRLIADVAALAHGTAVVHLMPDGALRPHQVATGARLLAPGQVVWDGATAGVQSR, from the coding sequence ATGGGAGCCGCAGCGCCGGGGCCGCCGGCCGCCCCCGGGCCAGTCCCCGCGCAGCTGCTCACCGTGGGCCACGGCGCCCTGCGCCGCGACGGGCTCGCCAGCCTGCTGCGCTCGGCCGGCGTCGCCGAGGTGGTGGACGTGCGCCGCTACCCCGCCTCCCGGTCCAACCCCGACGTCGCCCGGGAGGCGCTGGCGGGGTGGCTGCCGGCCGCCGGCGTCGACTACCGGTGGGAACCCCGGCTGGGCGGCCGTCGGCACCTCACCGCCGCCGACCGGGCGACGTCCCCGGACACCTGGTGGCAGGTGGAGGCCTTCCGGGCCTATGCCGGCTGGACCCGCACGCCCGACTTCCGCGCTGCGCTGGCGCAGGTGCTCGCCGGGTCGGCGGAGGCCCGGGTCGCGGTGATGTGCTCGGAGGGGGTGTGGTGGCGCTGCCACCGCCGGCTCATCGCCGACGTCGCCGCCCTGGCGCACGGGACCGCGGTCGTCCACCTCATGCCCGACGGTGCCCTGCGCCCGCACCAGGTGGCCACCGGCGCCCGGCTGCTCGCGCCAGGCCAGGTCGTCTGGGACGGGGCGACGGCGGGGGTCCAGAGCCGCTGA
- a CDS encoding helix-turn-helix transcriptional regulator produces the protein MIANRLPVLRAERRWSQAELADRINVSRQTIVSLENGRYEPTLKVAMRLSAVFGTPIEAIFTPDPDDLARVRVG, from the coding sequence GTGATCGCGAACCGTCTTCCGGTCCTGCGCGCCGAGCGGCGCTGGAGCCAGGCCGAGCTGGCGGACCGGATCAACGTGTCACGCCAGACGATCGTGTCCCTGGAGAACGGCCGGTACGAGCCGACCCTGAAGGTCGCGATGCGCCTGTCGGCGGTCTTCGGAACGCCGATCGAGGCGATCTTCACCCCCGACCCGGACGACCTCGCGCGCGTCCGGGTCGGGTAG